Genomic DNA from Candidatus Zixiibacteriota bacterium:
GCCATCGCCTGCTTGGCCCTCCTGGTCGCCCTCTACCTGATCACCCGGCTTTTCGCCACCGCGCTGGAACGCGCACTTGTCGGCCTCTCGTTCCTCGCCACGGCGACGCTGCAATTCTATTTCGGCTATGTCGAGAGCTATACGCTGCTTCACGTCTTCACACTGTATTTCATCTATTTCGCCTGGCGCGATCTGGCACGCGAATCGATCTCGTACCTGCCGCTGCTTTTCTTCCTCCTGGCACTGGTCTCGCACTTCAGCGGCATCATGCTTCTGCCGGCAGTGATTAATCTCTACCGCCGCCGCCTCGGCGCCAACGTCTGGCTCATCGCCGCAATCGTCGCCTTCGCCGGACTGATCGTCGCCGTCAGCGCCAATATTACCAAGGTCATCCTGCCGCTCTGGCCCAACGACTACTCCGCTTATTCACTCTTCTCCACCGCCCATCTGCTTGACCTGCTCAACGTGCTCCTGCTTGCGACGCCGGCGTTCTTCCTCGTCTTCTGGCCCGGCCGGCTCGATCGCCGCCAGCACTTCACCCTGATCGCTCTCGGCGGCGCACTGCTCTTTACGATCTTGGTCGATCCGAAGATCGGCGCCTTCCGTGACTGGGACCTCTTGTCAATCTTCGCCGTTCCACTGGTCGCCCTGATCGCCCTGCGCGCACCGCGCCGGTCCTGGAGCGTCGCCATTCTGGCCGCCGCCATCTGCCTGCGCATCATTCCCTGGCTCCTCTTCAACAGTCAACTGCAGATTGAGGCCGTCAAGTCCCATGTCCTCGTCGACCTGCACTACAGCGAACATTATGATCAGGGTCAGCGCCTCGAAAGTTGGGGGCTGCTGCTCGAACGGCTCGGCGATCAGAAGGGCGCCGCCCAGGCTTGGCAGCGTCGTCTCGAAATCCTGCCCAACGACATCAGCACGATCTCCATGCTCGCGCCCCTGCAGTTCATCATGAAGGACTACCCGGCCGCCTACCGCAACTATGTCACCCTCATGGCTAACCGGCCGGAAAACGGCGAATACCTTTACAAAGCTGCCTACTCCGCCTTCCTCGCCAACCGGCCCGCCGATGCCATGGCACGGCTCAATCAGGTGCCGCCCGAACAGCGCGGCGATCCGAAATTAGTGACCCTCTACGCCGGACTGGCTGCCCGGCAGGGTAATCACCAAATGGCCGTCGATCTCATTCGCCGGACTCCCTTGACCGTCTCCGATCCCACCTTGCCGTACCTGCTCGCTGTCAGCGCCCTCCGGGTCGGCGACTCCGCCTACGCCCGCGAAATCCTGAATGCCGCCCTCAGCATCGACTCTACCTTCGCCGCTGCCCGCGACCTGCGCGATTCTCTCTGAGGTAACGCCCTCATTGACCTGCCGTCCCCCTTGACGCCGCCCCGGACGCTCGTATCTTTACTGCGATGCCGGCCAATCTGACTCCGCCCTATAAAGAAGCCGAGCGCCGCTATCGCGCAGCGTCCGACGATCAGGAACGCCTCGCCTGTTTGCAGGAGATGCTCAAGCTCATCCCCAAGCATAAAGGCACCGAGAAACTCCAGGCCGAGATCAAGGCGAAGATTGCCAAGGTCAAGAAATCCTCGGAAGGGAAGGGTGGTGGCGGAAAGCACAAGGGCCTTGACAACATCCCCCGCGAGGGCGCCGCGCAAATCCCGCTGGTCGGTCCACCCAATTCCGGCAAATCGCAATTCCTCGCCGCCGTCTCGCACGCCCATCCCGAAATCGCCGATTACCCCTTTACCACCCGCGCTCCGGTGGCGGGCATGATGGTCTGGGAGAACGTGAAATTCCAACTGATCGACCTGCCCCCGATTGCCGCTGAATGCTACGACGGCTGGATCACTTCGATTCTCTTCCGGGCTGATGCCGTCTTTCTCTTCGCCGACCTCTCCTCCGACGACCTGATCGACGATCTCAACCGGTCGCTGGCTTTGCTCAAAGAACATCGTATCTCGTTGATTGCGCCGGACCATGAGATCGACGAAGAGGAATACTCGCTCGACGCGGTCGCCAAGAGGACCTTCCTCCTTGCCGCCAAGAGCGACCTCGACGAGGACGACATCCGCCTCGGCTTCCTTCAACAAGAGTTCGGCGCACGTTTTCCGATTTTTCCGATCGACTCGACTACTCGTCGTGGCATCGACCAATTGGAGGCCGCCCTCTTTCGCTCGCTCAATCTCATGCGCGTCTACACAAAGACCCCCGGACACGAGGCC
This window encodes:
- a CDS encoding 50S ribosome-binding GTPase, which translates into the protein MPANLTPPYKEAERRYRAASDDQERLACLQEMLKLIPKHKGTEKLQAEIKAKIAKVKKSSEGKGGGGKHKGLDNIPREGAAQIPLVGPPNSGKSQFLAAVSHAHPEIADYPFTTRAPVAGMMVWENVKFQLIDLPPIAAECYDGWITSILFRADAVFLFADLSSDDLIDDLNRSLALLKEHRISLIAPDHEIDEEEYSLDAVAKRTFLLAAKSDLDEDDIRLGFLQQEFGARFPIFPIDSTTRRGIDQLEAALFRSLNLMRVYTKTPGHEADRSDPVVLTAPATVEDAAYKIHKDFAEKLQFAKVWGAGKFDGQ